In Silurus meridionalis isolate SWU-2019-XX chromosome 11, ASM1480568v1, whole genome shotgun sequence, the sequence TTTCATCTAATGATTCATGTTAAGATGCTTTTACACTGAAAGATGTAATACCAGCTAAAGATGCAGACACTCACTTGCAGGCTCTAATTATATCTGTTGCATTGTTGTTGATGCTAATCTCTTTCAGCAGGATTGTCTTTTGCTCGAACTCAGAGGCAGTGAATGTCTGCCTCCCTCTGATCTTGAGTTTCACCAACTGAATCTTTAGCTCTTTCAGCGGTACAGAGGACAGTAGCCGAACAGTTGGAGGTGTCCTGgaggttgtttttttcattcctgCATCTCTGTCAATGTCCTCCTCTTTAGCTTTTGCTTTCTCCTTATTCCCCTTTCTTTGGTCCTCCTCTGTCTTTGTTAGTTTCTTTTTTGCTATAACTTTGTTGTGGACCTTGGCACGTTGTTTAGAATGTTCACCACTTGACGAGTACTGCTCTTTCTCAGTTTTGGTGTTCCTTTTCTGCTTTATATGCTGTCTTCTGACACTTGCCTCTTCTGTTGTTCCCCTGCTGCCAGCTCTTGTTTTCTGATTCTTTTGCTTccctttctttttgtctgtgtCTTGCCCTTGCTTATTTTTCTCCAGTTTGGTTTTAGATTTTATCTTTCCACTGTTCACTTCTGATGAAAGGAAGGTAGTGGAGCTGTGGTTTAGCAACACCTCACAGCTGTGTGCCAGTTTTGCCTGCAAGGTAGCAGGCAAAAAGTTGGAGGGCAACACCTTGACTTCATTCTCTTTCATCACAGAGGTGCAGCTTGGTTCATTTAATGATTCTACAGTTTCAGTCATGGCATGACCCTCTTTCTCAACAAGGCTATCCTCTTCTTTATCTTCAGTCACCTGCATGTTGTTGTCAGGCTTTGAAAGGTCTGAGGTAGATATGGAAGGGGAAAGGTTGATCAAGGGCACGGCCACTGGAGACAGAGCTCTTGGGGATGTTGAGGTTGGGCTGTGCTGCTCTGGAGGGCATATTTCTGGATCCAGTGAGAGCGAGGAAGAGTATTTGACCCCAGCCGTTGTCTTAGGAGGTGGCCGACCAAAGGGGCCACCTCTGTAGGTATAGTTATGGCTGTCTGAGGCCAAGGTGCCATCATTGTCATGCAGATGCAGTCCCTGAGAGGCTGTTGTGCTACTGTCTTGCTGCTCTGCCATGGGTTCTTTCTCTTCTTGTTCCTCCACAACTTTAAAAGGCTGAGCAATGCCGAATAGTTTGGCCAGGTCGCTGTGGCGGTATTCCAGACTCAAGGGACCTGATTCTTTCCAGATTTCCTCTGGATCTTGGATTGGAGAGGAATGAGTGGGGCTTGGCTGGAGCACTGGTCTCCTGATCACTCCATCTATGTTTGCCCCTGCttcatcctcttcttcctcgCTGAGATCTGACACAGGGGAGCCCTGCCAGCTAAGTACAGGGGGGCTAGCTGAGGGATCCAGACGGAGATGGTCCTCTATAGAACTGCTGTGAGCAGGTAGCAGATCTGGAGCATGTTGATTCTTTTCCTCAGACTGAGGAACTTTTTTATCAAAGCCACTAGAGCTATTCAACAGTGAGAACTCTTGTTCAGGCGTAATGTCCTCCTCGTCAAACTGCATGTTTTGAGTCCCAAAACTGCTGGTTTTTGGACTTTTAAGCTCAAATGGTGGCAGACTGTTGTCATTTGTTGTGGATATGTTATCTGCATTGTCTGTTGATTGATATTGAAGCACATGGTTTTGATTTGCTAGAGGGGGAGTGGAGGGTGAAACTAACCCTGAGGTGTGTGAAGTGTCAGAGTCAAAGGTGGACCCCTCTTCttcatgttttgtgtatttgtgaataCACAGTGATGTTTCTAAAGAAGCTAGAGGTGGAGGAGATGCAAGAATGGTTGAGTCCAGACTTTTACTCAGTGAATCACTAGAAGGGCTCTGGGGAGACATTTCTCTTCTTAAATAGTCTTTCTCCACTTTCttaaaacattttctctctgcttttcttgatctttttctttcatcttttatttttctctcagaCTGTATCTCTATTTTTCTATGGCTTCCTTTCCTTTCCCGGTGGCTTTTTTTCTCCTgcctctcctttttctttttctttgcttccAGTTTTCTTAGTATTCTTGCCTTTCGTTCGTCTGCTCCCTCCTCCCTTTTCCTCTCTTGCCTTCTCTCTCGTGCTCTATGCCTTTTCTTGATTTCAACATGTTTTAACATGTCCGTGTCCTGCAGACGATTTGGGCTCTCTTGGCCACCACTGTTAGAGTAGCTGGGCTTAGTGTAATTTGACGGAGATCTGTGTTTAGAAACCCTGATTTTCTTTCCCTCTAGCCTCTGGGAACTAGACTCAGGTTTGGGACTTGGGGACAGGCTTGCTCTCCCACCAGTGGTGCCATGTCGAACACTTCTGCCTTCAGAGTTGCAATGGAGCTGGGTGTGTTTTGGAGTGCTGTGATGCCGCCCTCCCTCTTTCAGCCCTTGCAGCCGCTCTTCAGTTTCTAGACCAGAGCACCTGGTTTCCTGTCCAGAAACAGAAGCACACCACAGTTTAGGATAAACAAACATATTACTCATAGCTCACTAATTGAGTGCTTATGTTACAACATCCTAAGCCCTTAGTTACTCACTAAGGGCTTGACGGATTTGAAAGTCCATCCTGGAGTAAATATGAATGCTTGCACTTCTCCCTAttcttggacaaaaaaatccaaagatAGAAGGCCTTAAGGTGGTTTAAATGGCTTATGAGGCATGACAGCACTCACACTTCTCTGCTTGTCCTTCCAGGATGGCGTGGGTGAACCACGGCTGCCATGAGGTACTGGATGCCTGTGTGTGCCCTCTGGAGGCTGGTGCTGGGGGCTATAAGGCACTCTGGTAAAATTTGCTGGTGAGGGTGGAACAGAACGCTCCCAGTCCCCTTTGGTTCCATGGGGTCCTAGGTGATCGTGGGTTTGGTGGTTGTAAGAGTGGAGGTGGCCCAATTTCAGGGACTTAGAGCTGTGAAAATCCTGGCCAGGACTACCAAGTGTAGATGAGGGCACTGAATGAATCCTGTGGAGGTGATCTCTGCTGTAGGACTGACTTGACTCCTATTGAAACAGAACCAGAATGAATATTATATGCCTATAATATCAAGCTTAGTTTTAAGAAAACTAAAACATgagtaaaaatgtttaacatctGATGACTAACCTGAAAGCCTAAAGCAGATTGTCTCTTATTTGACTGACTCCATTGGGCATCACCACGGTATGGAGGGCTACAGGTGCGAGGAAGATGAGACAAGGGAGGGTGATTCATAGGCATAGGGTGCTTAATTTTGGAGGAAAGAGCCTGtagagaaataaataagaacATGCTATTTAGGAATATACTAATCTTACCCATGCTGTTCTTAAACTGACCAGCAGATGGTGCTAAAATAATTTTCAGCAATAGTTACAAACCATGGTAACTTGGACAGCAATGGGGATGAGAGCTGGGATTATACCAACCCTGCGGTAAGAAGTGAACACTTTCACAGAGATGCATAAAACGtatgttaaataaaacatttactgacTTGATGTGAGCTGCCGTTTTTGCTCCGCTTGCTGGGACACTCATCTCTAGTTGGTGAGGGGTTTCTGGGGGGTGGTCGTTTAAGTGACAGACATTGAAAGGATCTGGATGAGGAGACGGGACTCCATCTGTCTGCTGTCCGATGCTGCTGGTGAGGGCCTCCATACtattaaa encodes:
- the kdm6bb gene encoding lysine (K)-specific demethylase 6B, b encodes the protein MYHTEHQYSGRYSWDSFVPVSSSRASWAPSSSRHMPPSSRGSGGGYQSTLNHASGRNYHKAYNNRPPEFSRHRDHDHPRERGPNVRDRVTSWSWGSNQHQNLDRATMNGYSSGCGGRVPSYQPPRYGGPHQQHRTADRWSPVSSSRSFQCLSLKRPPPRNPSPTRDECPSKRSKNGSSHQALSSKIKHPMPMNHPPLSHLPRTCSPPYRGDAQWSQSNKRQSALGFQESSQSYSRDHLHRIHSVPSSTLGSPGQDFHSSKSLKLGHLHSYNHQTHDHLGPHGTKGDWERSVPPSPANFTRVPYSPQHQPPEGTHRHPVPHGSRGSPTPSWKDKQRSETRCSGLETEERLQGLKEGGRHHSTPKHTQLHCNSEGRSVRHGTTGGRASLSPSPKPESSSQRLEGKKIRVSKHRSPSNYTKPSYSNSGGQESPNRLQDTDMLKHVEIKKRHRARERRQERKREEGADERKARILRKLEAKKKKKERQEKKSHRERKGSHRKIEIQSERKIKDERKRSRKAERKCFKKVEKDYLRREMSPQSPSSDSLSKSLDSTILASPPPLASLETSLCIHKYTKHEEEGSTFDSDTSHTSGLVSPSTPPLANQNHVLQYQSTDNADNISTTNDNSLPPFELKSPKTSSFGTQNMQFDEEDITPEQEFSLLNSSSGFDKKVPQSEEKNQHAPDLLPAHSSSIEDHLRLDPSASPPVLSWQGSPVSDLSEEEEDEAGANIDGVIRRPVLQPSPTHSSPIQDPEEIWKESGPLSLEYRHSDLAKLFGIAQPFKVVEEQEEKEPMAEQQDSSTTASQGLHLHDNDGTLASDSHNYTYRGGPFGRPPPKTTAGVKYSSSLSLDPEICPPEQHSPTSTSPRALSPVAVPLINLSPSISTSDLSKPDNNMQVTEDKEEDSLVEKEGHAMTETVESLNEPSCTSVMKENEVKVLPSNFLPATLQAKLAHSCEVLLNHSSTTFLSSEVNSGKIKSKTKLEKNKQGQDTDKKKGKQKNQKTRAGSRGTTEEASVRRQHIKQKRNTKTEKEQYSSSGEHSKQRAKVHNKVIAKKKLTKTEEDQRKGNKEKAKAKEEDIDRDAGMKKTTSRTPPTVRLLSSVPLKELKIQLVKLKIRGRQTFTASEFEQKTILLKEISINNNATDIIRACKYAKVQGRFRESYLLPSLSVKPVLNIDFQIPREKLNPPTPSIYLESKRDAFSPVLLQFCTDPKNPVTVIRGLAGSLRLNLGLFSTKSLVEANADHAVEVRTQVQQPADENWNTCGSAQTWPCESSRSHTTISKYAQYQASSFQESLQEEKDSEDEEEAEKKTESMSEMPSSNPSCTQSTEQKSVGKIIKFGTNIDLSDPKRWKLQLQELLKLPVFMRVSSTENMLSHVGHTILGMNTVQLYMKVPAAEHQEKDSEDEEEAEKKTESMSEMPSSNPSCTQSTEQKSVGKIIKFGTNIDLSDPKRWKLQLQELLKLPVFMRVSSTENMLSHVGHTILGMNTVQLYMKVPGSRTPGHQENNNFCSVNINIGPGDCEWFAVHEHYWEAISHFCEKNGVDYLTGSWWPVLEDLYRSNIPVYRFIQRPGDLVWINAGTVHWVQAVGWCNNIAWNVGPLNSYQYQLALERFEWNEVKKVKSIVPMIHVSWNVARTVKITDQNTYKMMRHCLLQSIKHIQIMREQLVAEGKKICYQSRVKDEPAYYCNECDVEVFNLLFVTSENSSRKTYVVHCEDCARRRSSNLSGVVVLEQYSIEDLMNTYDNFSLAPVPCSKA